A single window of Gossypium hirsutum isolate 1008001.06 chromosome A10, Gossypium_hirsutum_v2.1, whole genome shotgun sequence DNA harbors:
- the LOC107896916 gene encoding 3beta-hydroxysteroid-dehydrogenase/decarboxylase: MLVKTTANDVATEKRTCVVLGGRGFLGRSLVARLLQLGGWIVRVADSSSHSLLTDPSVSDSLLSNALCSGQASFCHVDVRDISQIIIVTKGADVVFYMEPTDLDIRDFYNCYMIIVQGAKNVINACRECKVRRLVYNSSADIVFDGSRDILDGDLSFICPGKFKDMLIDLKFQAEGLIRLANNIDGLLTCVLRPSNVFGPGDTRLVPLLVNLAKAGLAKFITGCGENMSDFTYTENVAHAHICAAETLDSRVVSVAGKAFFITNLEPIMFWGFVSLILGGLGYQRPYIKVPTWMVSCIVSLHQCRNDKLYNYSVSPHYMLQLASRTRTFDCSAAQNHLGYSPVVSMKDGIKLTIQSFSHLANVSFYTKYGNFNEQSKAEKMLGSGIVADILLWRDERRTFACFFTLVLVYCWFFLCGRTFASSLADLLLLVIVALYGHGILSSKICGFAVQELPSSRFKVTESEAQQAMRSIAHTWNKGVRRIKSLAKGEDWSKFFRVVISIYLFKSIQAYSVAVLFGIVLVFAFTAFFVYDQYEAEIDALRILIFCGIVELKGLLLRKLPASISSFSQHDNVLNQEKVPARVKEWKQPDHALVVF; this comes from the exons ATGCTGGTGAAGACGACGGCGAATGACGTGGCCACCGAGAAGAGGACGTGCGTCGTTCTCGGAGGCCGAGGATTCTTAGGGAGATCGCTCGTTGCCAGGCTGCTGCAACTCGGAGGTTGGATCGTCCGAGTCGCCGATTCATCTTCTCACTCGCTGCTCACCGATCCTTCCGTTTCCGACTCTCTCCTCTCCAATGCTCTTTGCTCAGGTCAAGCATCCTTTTGCCATGTCGACGTTCGCGACATATCTCAAATCATTATAG TAACTAAAGGTGCAGATGTTGTATTTTACATGGAGCCAACTGATTTAGACATACGTGATTTCTATAATTGTTACATGATCATAGTTCAAG GTGCAAAAAATGTCATTAATGCATGCCGGGAATGTAAAGTTAGACGACTTGTATACAACAGTTCTGCAGATATTGTTTTTGATGGATCACGGGATATACTTGATGGTGATTTGTCTTTCATTTGCCCGGGGAAA TTTAAGGATATGCTGATTGACCTTAAGTTTCAAGCGGAAGGACTAATCAGGTTAGCAAACAATATTGATGGTCTTCTAACATGTGTACTTCGGCCTAGCAATGTCTTTGGACCAGGTGATACACGGCTTGTGCCTTTGCTAGTTAATCTAGCCAAAGCTGGTTTAGCAAAG TTTATTACAGGATGCGGTGAAAATATGTCTGACTTTACCTATACGGAGAATGTTGCTCATGCTCATATCTGTGCTGCAGAAACTCTAGATTCTCGGGTGGTCTCTGTGGCTGGAAAG GCTTTTTTCATCACAAATCTCGAGCCGATAATGTTCTGGGGATTTGTGTCTCTCATACTTGGAGGCTTAGGGTATCAAAG ACCTTACATAAAGGTTCCTACTTGGATGGTTTCATGTATTGTCTCACTTCATCAATGTAGAAATGACAAATTGTACAATTACAGCGTATCACCTCACTACATGCTTCAACTAGCTTCACGCACCAGAACTTTTGACTGCTCTGCAGCTCAAAATCATCTTGGATACTCACCTGTTGTCTCCATGAAG GATGGTATCAAGTTAACAATTCAATCATTCTCTCATTTAGCCAATGTCTCATTTTATACGAAATACGGAAATTTTAATGAACAATCCAAAGCAGAGAAGATGCTGGGCAGCGGGATAG TTGCAGACATCTTGCTGTGGAGAGATGAAAGGAGAACATTTGCATGCTTCTTTACTCTGGTTTTGGTATATTGCTGGTTCTTTCTCTGTGGAAGAACTTTTGCATCGTCTTTAGCCGACCTTCTGCTTCTAGTTATAGTCGCTCTTTATGGACATGGCATTTTATCATCAAAGAT ATGTGGTTTTGCTGTTCAAGAGTTACCTTCGTCTCGTTTCAAAGTCACAGAATCAGAAGCTCAACAGGCAATGAGATCCATAGCACATACATGGAATAAAGGAGTACGTAGAATCAAATCGTTGGCGAAGGGAGAGGATTGGAGCAAGTTTTTCAGG GTTGTGATTTCCATTTATCTCTTCAAGTCGATACAGGCTTATTCCGTAGCTGTGCTTTTTGGCATCG TACTGGTTTTTGCCTTCACTGCATTTTTTGTTTATGATCAATATGAAGCAGAGATTGATGCATTAAGGATTCTTATCTTCTGTGGTATCGTGGAATTAAAAGGATTGTTATTAAGGAAACTACCAGCTTCCATCTCGTCATTTTCTCAACACGACAATGTATTGAATCAAGAAAAAGTTCCCGCTCGAGTAAAGGAGTGGAAACAGCCGGATCATGCTCTGGTAGTTTTTTAG